The Methanomassiliicoccales archaeon DNA segment GTACGGCATCATGATATCCATCGTCTTCTTCTTCAACATCTTCGCCCTGAACATGGTGCTGCAATACAGGAAGAAGGGGAAGTACCAGGACTACCTCTACGGAGAGAAGATTTACATCGTGCTAAGCCTGGTGGCCAAGACCGCCCTGGCCTGGCAGGTGTTCTCCGGGACTATGGTGGGCAGCTGAGCCCACCAAACACCTTCCTTTTTTTAATTCTCTGACCTGAACCTTATGATCTTCCCGTGGCTAACCAGGCGTCCATTTTCCAGCACGGATATCGCACCATGCCCGCCGCACACCAAACACTTATGATTAGGCCCGGAGCTGATCTCCAGCTCCTCGATCAGCCTGATCAGTCCAGCGCGCTCCTGTCTGGCCTTGCCGCTATCCACGTTCACCGTGGTCATGAGGTTCTTGGCCAGGGTGGCGAACTCCTTCCGTTCCTCGCTCAAGCTGTCGAAGTTGATCAGACTGTCCCCGGTGAATATCACCAGCTCCTTGGGCAGCAGATAGAACACCTGCCCCTGGGTGTGCCCGCCGAAGCCCTCCAGGACCTCGCATTCCATGCCGGCCACGTCCGTGCGGGCTATCACCATGAAATCCCCCCTGCGCCCCAGTTCCGTCACCGGGAAAGTGCTGGGGCCGTCGGCCACCGAGAACCCGGAGAACAGGTTGATCAGTTTGGTGTAGATTTCCGCCAGCACCGAACCCTCGCTCTCCGAGCCGTAGGCCCGGTTGGACTGACGGATCACATCCACGGTATCCAGATGCATCCAAACCTCGGCGCTCAACTGGCCCGCGGAACCGGCGTGGTCCGCGTCGCCGTGGGTCAGCAAGGCCTTCCGCACCATCCCCATCCCGCCCCACCCCTCGCTCTCCATAAGGCCGTCCAGGTCCCGGAAGTAGATGCCGAACCCGGTGTCGATCATGGTGACCTCCGCCCCCCTCCTCAGCAGATAGCAGTTCCCTCCGCAGGGCAGCTGCACGCAGAGCAGGTCCACCTGGCCCAGGC contains these protein-coding regions:
- a CDS encoding MBL fold metallo-hydrolase, producing MQRHYFVAKMPDEPGALHRAAEIVKRHGGNIDRIQYDKRIDPYTVFFEARCSEDQYQAMRSELETIGYLQGQMILPSFLKFQVVLPNRSGALFDFLNFTTAAKCNIDFLDFDDRGKHPERLTVSLTVEEAGAVDRLLEDLKTRYPLEILEYDTTGQHLDDTVFYIRFAQELRQIIGQAEDAFLLRLLSDVNHVAQELMNLGSDPKQAFSDVLRTGKELKGTSGDGFYADLQEVGLGQVDLLCVQLPCGGNCYLLRRGAEVTMIDTGFGIYFRDLDGLMESEGWGGMGMVRKALLTHGDADHAGSAGQLSAEVWMHLDTVDVIRQSNRAYGSESEGSVLAEIYTKLINLFSGFSVADGPSTFPVTELGRRGDFMVIARTDVAGMECEVLEGFGGHTQGQVFYLLPKELVIFTGDSLINFDSLSEERKEFATLAKNLMTTVNVDSGKARQERAGLIRLIEELEISSGPNHKCLVCGGHGAISVLENGRLVSHGKIIRFRSEN